A single genomic interval of Terriglobus albidus harbors:
- a CDS encoding GPW/gp25 family protein: MSIDFLGVGWSFPVEIADGGVRLTAYESSVRQSIWTILSTAHGERVMRPDFGSGLSQLVFAPNNAATASLAAYEVRLALEVWERRIELLALDVRPASNGAVLEIHLLYRILRTNSRYNLVYPFYLQGRA, translated from the coding sequence ATGAGCATCGACTTCCTCGGCGTCGGCTGGAGCTTTCCCGTGGAGATTGCGGACGGCGGCGTGCGTCTTACAGCGTATGAGAGCAGCGTGCGGCAGTCCATCTGGACGATTCTGAGCACTGCGCATGGTGAGCGGGTGATGCGACCGGATTTCGGCAGCGGCTTGAGTCAGCTGGTGTTCGCGCCCAACAACGCCGCGACCGCCAGCCTGGCCGCGTACGAGGTCAGGCTGGCGCTGGAGGTATGGGAGCGCCGCATCGAGTTGTTGGCGCTCGACGTGCGCCCCGCCAGCAATGGCGCGGTCCTCGAAATTCATCTTCTCTATCGGATTCTGCGAACAAACAGCCGTTACAACCTGGTGTACCCGTTCTATCTGCAGGGGCGCGCATGA
- a CDS encoding PAAR domain-containing protein: MGQPAAKLGDKVVAVDVHIVMVPSAAGPVPTPLPHPFSGQLQIGLSQNVLIGGLPAATVDSKAVNTPPHLPMPPGISFQVPPSNQASVPAGSVTVLINGKGAVRNGDTAMTCNDPADMPAGTVIAAGTVLAG, encoded by the coding sequence ATGGGACAGCCCGCAGCAAAGCTTGGCGACAAGGTGGTGGCGGTGGATGTGCACATTGTTATGGTGCCCAGCGCGGCGGGGCCGGTACCGACGCCGCTGCCACACCCCTTCAGCGGACAGTTGCAGATCGGCCTGAGCCAGAACGTCCTCATTGGCGGGCTGCCGGCGGCTACGGTAGACAGCAAGGCGGTGAACACACCACCGCATCTCCCCATGCCGCCGGGTATCAGCTTTCAGGTGCCACCATCGAACCAGGCCAGCGTCCCAGCCGGCAGCGTGACGGTGCTGATCAACGGAAAGGGTGCCGTTCGCAACGGAGATACCGCCATGACCTGCAACGATCCCGCGGATATGCCTGCCGGTACCGTGATTGCGGCTGGTACGGTTCTGGCCGGATAG
- a CDS encoding phage baseplate assembly protein V: MSQGTLPNLLLNRRTAHPLGVAMALVTDNKDAEGLGRVKVKFPWLDESDESHWARIVTPMAGKDCGLYLLPEVGDEVLIAFEQGSVDHPYVLGSLWNGVDKPPDANADGKNNHRFLKSRSGHMVRLDDTEGAEKIQIIDKSGKNNITIATADNSITIHAAGNVKVEAQGKLTLTGAGVEITSTAAVAIKASQDINVTASGQASIKGSLINLN, encoded by the coding sequence TTGAGCCAGGGAACATTGCCCAACCTACTGTTGAACCGGCGCACCGCGCACCCGCTTGGGGTCGCGATGGCGCTGGTCACAGACAACAAGGACGCCGAGGGCTTGGGCCGCGTGAAGGTGAAGTTTCCGTGGCTTGATGAAAGCGACGAAAGCCACTGGGCGAGGATCGTGACGCCCATGGCCGGCAAAGATTGCGGCCTGTACCTGCTGCCAGAGGTGGGTGACGAGGTGCTCATCGCCTTCGAGCAGGGATCGGTCGATCATCCCTACGTGCTGGGGTCTCTGTGGAACGGCGTGGATAAGCCGCCGGACGCAAATGCCGACGGCAAAAACAACCATCGCTTTTTGAAGTCGCGCAGCGGCCACATGGTGCGCCTGGACGACACGGAAGGCGCGGAAAAGATCCAGATCATCGACAAGAGTGGGAAGAACAACATCACCATTGCAACCGCTGACAACAGCATCACCATCCACGCTGCCGGCAACGTGAAGGTCGAAGCCCAGGGCAAGCTGACGCTCACCGGGGCAGGCGTGGAGATCACTTCAACGGCTGCAGTGGCCATCAAGGCATCGCAGGACATCAACGTGACGGCGAGCGGACAGGCCAGCATCAAAGGCAGCCTGATCAACCTGAACTGA